A window of Calliopsis andreniformis isolate RMS-2024a chromosome 3, iyCalAndr_principal, whole genome shotgun sequence contains these coding sequences:
- the LOC143188938 gene encoding TBC1 domain family member 13 — MSILRKRLNEFDDVLNAEEINLVSLKRLCFHGIPDEGGLRPLCWKLLLNYLPPTRASWSETLTRKRILYKTFIEDLIVTPGETNTDGERVDVTFHDHPLNLNPDSKWQTYFKDNEVLLQIDKDVRRLCPDISFFQQGTDYPCKEIVNASGQKRLHDRVQHTVLRSANVERKGLGITKIAVSIRKATEDYAPLAEGGEAHWEVLERILFLYAKLNPGQGYVQGMNEIVGPIYHAFACDPDQKWREHAEADTFFCFTNLMGEIRDFFIKSLDEAEFGINSMMSKLTTQVKTNDPEVWLRLHQQELCPQYYSFRWLTLLLSQEFPLPDVMRIWDSLFADENRFSFLIHICCAMILLLRDQLLAGDFATNVKLLQNFPSMDIQIVLSKAATLAGKSLNSP, encoded by the exons ATGAGTATTTTAAGGAAGAG ATTGAACGAATTCGACGATGTTCTCAACGCCGAGGAGATAAATCTCGTTAGTCTGAAACGATTGTGCTTCCATG GGATACCAGATGAAGGGGGATTGAGACCATTGTGTTGGAAATTGTTGTTAAATTATTTGCCTCCAACAAGGGCAAGTTGGTCAGAAACTCTAACGCGCAAGAGGATACTTTATAAAACTTTTATTG AGGATCTCATTGTCACACCAGGGGAAACAAATACAGATGGCGAAAGAGTAGATGTTACATTTCATGATCATCCTTTAAATTTAAATCCTGACAGTAAATGGCAAACGTATTTCAAAGACAACGAAGTTCTCCTACAGATAGATAAAGATGTTAG GAGATTATGCCCAGATATATCGTTCTTTCAACAAGGTACAGACTATCCATGCAAAGAGATTGTGAATGCCAGTGGACAAAAGCGTTTGCATGATAGAGTGCAGCACACAGTGTTAAGAAGTGCAAATGTGGAAAGAAAGGGTCTTGGCATTACCAAG ATAGCAGTTTCCATTAGAAAAGCAACAGAAGATTATGCACCCCTAGCGGAAGGAGGTGAGGCACATTGGGAGGTTTTAGAAAGAATACTGTTTCTTTATGCTAAATTAAATCCTGGTCAAGGCTATGTGCAAGGAATGAATGAAATTGTTGGCCCTATTTATCATGCATTTGCCTGTGATCCTGATCAAAAATGGAGAG AACATGCAGAGGCAGACACTTTCTTTTGCTTTACCAATTTGATGGGTGAAATTCGTGATTTCTTTATAAAATCGTTGGATGAAGCTGAATTTGGAATAAATTCAATGATGAGTAAACTAACGACTCAAGTTAAGACTAATGACCCCGAAGTTTGGCTACGTTTGCACCAACAGGAATTATGTCCACAATATTACAGCTTTAG ATGGCTAACCCTTCTACTCTCGCAAGAATTTCCTTTACCGGATgttatgaggatttgggattccttGTTTGCTGATGAGAACAGGTTCAGTTTCTTAATACACATTTGCTGTGCCATGATCTT ATTACTGAGGGACCAACTACTTGCTGGTGACTTTGCTACAAATGTCAAGCTGTTACAA aaTTTCCCTTCAATGGACATTCAAATAGTGCTTTCTAAGGCTGCTACATTAGCAGGCAAAAGTTTAAATTCGCCATAA